AATATGGTAGTCCAATCGAAACCTCTCCAGGAACTATTTCTTGTTTGCATGGCGGTCAAGGAGTTTACTTTCGAACATTAATTTTTCCAAATCGGGTCGAGCAATTGAATCAGTTAAATACTTCTCAATCATTAAACTTGCAATAGGGGCAGCCCATGTTCCCCCAAAACCAGCATTTTCAACATATACAGCAATAGCAATTTTAGGATCATCCTTAGGTGCAAAAGCAATAAAAACGGAATGATCTGCCCCATGGGGATTTTGTGCAGTACCAGTTTTACCACAAACCCTAATTTTGGGCAGTGCGGCAATTAAACCAGTACCCCCCGCCCCTCCATTAACGGACATGTCCATTCCTTCAACAACATAGTTAAACCAAGTAGAATCAATAGTAGTATAATGTTTTTCAGTAAATTTTGGATCAATACCATTAGTCCCTTTTACCTCCTTAACAACATGCGGTGAATAATAGTAACCCCTATTAGCAATTACAGTAGCAAGATTTGACATTTGTAGAGGAGTTGTGCCAAGTTCCCCCTGACCTATTGCTAACGAAATAATAGTTAATGAATTCCATCCACCTTTCCTAAAGTATCGGTCATAAAAACTAACGGATGGAACAATTCCTCTAAGTTCATTTGGTAGATCAATTCCTAATTTTTTGCCAAAGCCAAATGATTCAACATGCTTTTTCCAATCCGAAAAACCATTCTCAACAGAACCAAATATAGATTTGTCGATAATACTCCTAAAGACATAGCAAAAATAAGTATTACATGACATCTGGATTGCCTGCGTAAACGATAGTGGGGATGGGTGGATGTGGCAACCAACACCTCTTCCTATTGGGAACCCACCTGCACAACCATAACGTGTTGTCGGGTAAACTACTTCTTCTTGCATTCCAATTAACCCATTAACTATCTTAAAAGTAGAACCCGGAGGATAAAGTGCCATTAAAGCCCTGTTGAATATTGGCTTTAGTGTATCATTTTGTAGAAATCTGTAATTTGTTGTTCTATCTCTACCAACAAGGAGTTCTGGATCATAGGAAGGGCTCGATACCATAGCAAGAACTTCTCCTGTTTTTGGTTCAATTGCAACGATGCTTCCTATCTTATTGGTCATTAACTTCTCGCCATATTCTTGCAGATTAGCATCAATTGTGCATATAATATCGTTTCCAACAACTGCCGCGGAATCATACAAGCCGTTTTCATAGGATCCTTTAATCCGGTTATGCACATCTACCATATAAATGCTAACCCCCTTACTGCCCCTTAATTCTTTCTCGTAAGATTTCTCTAAACCATTGATTCCAATATAATCACCAAGTTGATAGTACGGGTTTTTGTTAATTACATCATCATCAACTTCACCCACATAACCTAGCAGATGACCAGCCATTTTGTGGGGATAACTTCTAAGCGTACGTGGGTGTACCTCAAAACCCGGGAATTGGTAAAGCTTTTCTTGAAGTACGGCGTAGGTTTTAGCCGAGATTTGTTTGAGAAATACTGATGGTTTATAAGGGGAATATCCTTTAACTCTTTTAATTTGGGTAAATCCATCTTTTACTTGCTCATAGGAGATCTCAAGGATTTTTGCTAACTCTGTTGTATCAAATGCTTTAACCTGATTTTTCACAACCATTAAGTCGTAAGCCGCTTGGTTGTAAACAATTAGACTCCCTTTGCGATCGTAAATAAGTCCCCTTGCAGGATATTGTGGGATATATCTTAATACATTATTACTTGCAGAAAGTTTATAGGATTGTTCAACTATTTGCAACATGAATAGTTTTATTATTAGCACTATACAAAATATTAGGATAATACCTGATATTATGTACTTTTTGTCGGTCGTTATATTTAATTGCACCTAGCTTTGTTTGAATAAAATTACTTATTGAAAAAAAATAATTGGCTAAGAAGAATGAATATTGAAGTTATTATTGTGCTAAGAATAATTCTGAAAAGGGTGAAGAAGAAGTGTACAAATGTGAAAGTTTCGAGGTAAAAAAGTATAAAATGATGGATTAACACTATTATTAGAGTGTATTTTATAAACCATCCTATATCGTTAATTACCAAGGAAGGACTTCCTTTTCTGTCCACAGAATCGTGAGTTGATATATTTGATAATATGGTAGGCCTAATGAATGCAATAAATAAAGTTGCTGATGAGTGCAAACCTAGTGTTCCTGAAAAAGCATCAATTATTAGGCCAGTCAAGAAACCAAAAATAAGAAGAATCCAACCCGGGATCTCGAAGGGTAGGAGCATAATGAATAAAATGTAAATATATGGGTTGATATAGCCCCCAAGGTTGATATTATTTAATACCAAAAGTTGAAGTGCCATTAACACAGCAAACATTATCGCATATCGAGATAGTAGTTTACTCATTTTTCTTGATTTTCGAGAAGATTCCTTTCGATTGCTTGGTGCGATTTAATCACATAAACATAATCGAGTCTTTTAAAATCGGAAAGCAACTTAACGTTAACGATGTAAAAATTACCACCCTTAAACTCAAAATCCTCAATGGTTCCTAGTGGAATGTCGGGTGGAAAAATAGTAGAATAACCACTAGTTACGATAGTATCTCCTTCAGCAAGGTTCACATGTTGGGGTATTTCTGAAAGAATTACTTTGCGATAATTTAATCCATCCCAGTATAATGAACCGTAAACTCCAGAGCGTTTATGCTTTGCCGATAATTTCCAGTTGGTATTAAGCAAAGATATTACTGTGGAGAAATTACTTGATACCGATGCCACAACCCCAACAACACCATCTTTTGTTATAACCCCCATTTCCCGCTGAATACCATCATTCGTTCCAACATTGAGCGTTATATAGTTATTCTGTTTATTGATTGAATTATTGACTATTCTAGCAGGCGAATATGTATACTTAACTCCTCCAATAGAATCAGTTAGAGAATTCTTATTTGCTTCAAGTTTATTTTTAAGACGGGCTAATTCATTTCGAAGGGCTACATTATCAACAACCAATTCAATATTGTTTTGCCTAAGCCTAAAATATTGTTCGATATTATGCTTCTGATTATCTACAACGCTTAAAATGCTGCGGCTAAGATTTCCGAAACTTGCTTTTTGGTAATAGTTATGATCTGCAAGTAACCAAATTGAGAAGCCTTCAAGTACGATGAATAGAATAAGGAAGTAATACTTTTCTAGAAATCGAAGAAGGCTATTCATTTTTGGTTAGTTGGTTAATGTTCAACAGGATGTTACAATTATCGCATTAGGAATGGAAATCTATCAACATTCTTTAAAGCAATACCAGTTCCTCTAGCAACAGCATGTAAAGGATCATCGGCAACGCTAAACTTGATATTAATCTTATCGGTTAATCTCTTGTCCAAACCCTTAAGTAATGCACCACCACCAGCAAGGTAGATACCCTTTTTAACAATATCTGCATAAAGTTCCGGGGGAGTTTGTTCAAGTACTCCCAGAATTGCTGCTTCAACTTTAGATATCGATTTATCAAGGCAATGCGCGATTTCTTGATACGAAATAGGTACTTCAATGGGCAATGCCGTCATCAAGTTTGGTCCACGAACAATAAAATCGGCGGGTGGATTCTCTAAATCAGGTAAAGCTGATCCCACAGCAATTTTAATATCCTCAGCGGTACGTTCTCCAATTTTAATATTATGCTGATGGCGCATATATGCTTGAATATCGGCAGTAAACCCATCACCAGCTATTCTTATAGATTTATTACAAACAATGCCACCAAGTGCAATAACAGCAATCTCGGTAGTTCCACCTCCTATATCAACAACCATATTGCCTTCAGGCGCTTCAACGTCCAAGCCAATTCCTAAGGCAGCTGCCATCGGTTCATAAATCATATATACATCGCGACCACCTGCATGTTCAGAAGAGTCACGAACGGCTCGGACTTCAACTTCGGTGCTACCACTTGGAATACAAACAACCATTCGTAACGAAGGGGAGAAGAGCTTGTTTTTAGAGTTAATCATCTTAATCATTCCCCTAATCATTTGCTCAGCTGCATTAAAGTCTGCAATTACCCCATCGCGAAGAGGACGTATGGTTCTAATATTCTCATGCGTTTTACCATGCATCTGTCTTGCTTTTTCCCCAATTGCTATAAGTTTTCCGGTGGATTGATCGATAGCCACAATAGAGGGCTCATCCACAACAATCTTATCATTGTAAATGATAATCGTATTGGCTGTTCCCAGATCGATAGCTAATTCCTGCGTTAAAAATGAAAAAAGTCCCATATTAGTTGTTTAATAATTTTAATGTTTAAAGTGTCTA
This window of the Bacteroidales bacterium genome carries:
- the mreC gene encoding rod shape-determining protein MreC codes for the protein MNSLLRFLEKYYFLILFIVLEGFSIWLLADHNYYQKASFGNLSRSILSVVDNQKHNIEQYFRLRQNNIELVVDNVALRNELARLKNKLEANKNSLTDSIGGVKYTYSPARIVNNSINKQNNYITLNVGTNDGIQREMGVITKDGVVGVVASVSSNFSTVISLLNTNWKLSAKHKRSGVYGSLYWDGLNYRKVILSEIPQHVNLAEGDTIVTSGYSTIFPPDIPLGTIEDFEFKGGNFYIVNVKLLSDFKRLDYVYVIKSHQAIERNLLENQEK
- a CDS encoding rod shape-determining protein MreD, with protein sequence MSKLLSRYAIMFAVLMALQLLVLNNINLGGYINPYIYILFIMLLPFEIPGWILLIFGFLTGLIIDAFSGTLGLHSSATLFIAFIRPTILSNISTHDSVDRKGSPSLVINDIGWFIKYTLIIVLIHHFILFYLETFTFVHFFFTLFRIILSTIITSIFILLSQLFFFNK
- a CDS encoding rod shape-determining protein, with protein sequence MGLFSFLTQELAIDLGTANTIIIYNDKIVVDEPSIVAIDQSTGKLIAIGEKARQMHGKTHENIRTIRPLRDGVIADFNAAEQMIRGMIKMINSKNKLFSPSLRMVVCIPSGSTEVEVRAVRDSSEHAGGRDVYMIYEPMAAALGIGLDVEAPEGNMVVDIGGGTTEIAVIALGGIVCNKSIRIAGDGFTADIQAYMRHQHNIKIGERTAEDIKIAVGSALPDLENPPADFIVRGPNLMTALPIEVPISYQEIAHCLDKSISKVEAAILGVLEQTPPELYADIVKKGIYLAGGGALLKGLDKRLTDKINIKFSVADDPLHAVARGTGIALKNVDRFPFLMR
- the mrdA gene encoding penicillin-binding protein 2; its protein translation is MTTDKKYIISGIILIFCIVLIIKLFMLQIVEQSYKLSASNNVLRYIPQYPARGLIYDRKGSLIVYNQAAYDLMVVKNQVKAFDTTELAKILEISYEQVKDGFTQIKRVKGYSPYKPSVFLKQISAKTYAVLQEKLYQFPGFEVHPRTLRSYPHKMAGHLLGYVGEVDDDVINKNPYYQLGDYIGINGLEKSYEKELRGSKGVSIYMVDVHNRIKGSYENGLYDSAAVVGNDIICTIDANLQEYGEKLMTNKIGSIVAIEPKTGEVLAMVSSPSYDPELLVGRDRTTNYRFLQNDTLKPIFNRALMALYPPGSTFKIVNGLIGMQEEVVYPTTRYGCAGGFPIGRGVGCHIHPSPLSFTQAIQMSCNTYFCYVFRSIIDKSIFGSVENGFSDWKKHVESFGFGKKLGIDLPNELRGIVPSVSFYDRYFRKGGWNSLTIISLAIGQGELGTTPLQMSNLATVIANRGYYYSPHVVKEVKGTNGIDPKFTEKHYTTIDSTWFNYVVEGMDMSVNGGAGGTGLIAALPKIRVCGKTGTAQNPHGADHSVFIAFAPKDDPKIAIAVYVENAGFGGTWAAPIASLMIEKYLTDSIARPDLEKLMFESKLLDRHANKK